One Pleurocapsa sp. PCC 7327 DNA segment encodes these proteins:
- a CDS encoding YggT family protein, whose translation MFLTTVILNFIQIYTLLIFIRILLTWFQTAGWAYQGISFLSPITDPYLNLFRSLIPPLGGIDFSPWLAIIVLQVVGQLLVQVVSRGAYSFG comes from the coding sequence ATGTTTTTAACTACCGTTATCCTAAACTTTATTCAGATCTACACGTTACTAATATTTATTCGTATTCTGCTAACTTGGTTTCAAACGGCAGGTTGGGCTTATCAAGGCATATCTTTTCTAAGTCCCATTACTGACCCCTATCTCAATCTTTTCCGTTCCCTCATCCCACCGCTAGGCGGAATCGATTTTTCTCCGTGGTTGGCAATTATCGTTTTACAAGTCGTCGGGCAATTGCTAGTGCAAGTTGTCAGTCGAGGAGCCTACAGTTTCGGCTAA